The following proteins come from a genomic window of Anabas testudineus chromosome 3, fAnaTes1.2, whole genome shotgun sequence:
- the cstf3 gene encoding cleavage stimulation factor subunit 3 produces MATEGTTDQAAAEYIPEKVKKAEKKLEENPYDLDAWSILIREAQNQPIDKARKTYERLVTQFPSSGRFWKLFIEAEIKAKNYDKVEKLFQRCLMKVLHIDLWKCYLSYVRETKGKLPSYKEKMAQAYDFALDKIGMEIMSYQIWVDYINFLKGVEAVGSYAENQRITAVRRVYQRGCVNPMINIEQLWRDYSKYEEGINVHLAKKMIEDRSRDYMNARRVAKEYETVMKGLDRNAPSVPPQNSPQEAQQVEMWKKYIQWEKSNPLRTEDQTLITKRVMFAYEQCLLVLGHHPDIWYEAAQYLEQSSKLLAEKGDMNNSKLFSDEAANIYERAIGTLLKKNMLLYFAFADYEESRMKYEKVHSIYNKLLAIEDIDPTLVYIQYMKFARRAEGIKSGRTIFKKAREDPRTRHHVYVTAALMEYYCSKDKSVAFKIFELGLKKYGDIPEYILAYIDYLSHLNEDNNTRVLFERVLTSGSLSPEKSGEIWARFLAFESNIGDLASILKVERRRFTAFKDEYEGKETALLVDRYKFMDLYPCSTSELKALGYKDVSRAKLAALLPETVVAPSVPALKDEADRKPEYPKPDTNQMIPFQPRHLAPPGLHPVPGGVFPVPPAAVVLMKLLPPPTCFTGPFVQVDELMETFRRCTLPETVDAAVELITGRQPDAGGEGNGPMENHSIAKSLKRPNADSDEEDDKGAVAPPIHDIYRARQQKRIR; encoded by the exons ATGGCCACCGAGGGAACAACCGACCAG gcagcagcagaataTATCCCAGAGAAGGTGAAGAAGGCAGAAAAGAAGTTGGAAGAAAACCCATATGACCTTGACGCATGGAGCATTCTGATTCGAGAAGCACAG AACCAACCCATAGATAAAGCAAGGAAGACATATGAGCGACTTGTCACGCAGTTCCCAAGTTCTGGCAGATTCTGGAAACTATTCATTGAAGCTGAG ATCAAGGCTAAAAACTATGACAAGGTAGAAAAG TTGTTTCAGAGATGCCTAATGAAAGTGTTGCACATCGACCTGTGGAAATGTTACCTCTCATATGTGAGAGAAACCAAAGGGAAGCTGCCCAGCTACAA AGAGAAGATGGCCCAGGCATACGACTTTGCCCTGGATAAGATTGGCATGGAAATAATGTCTTATCAG ATTTGGGTAGACTACATCAACTTCCTCAAAGGGGT TGAAGCTGTGGGCTCATATGCAGAGAACCAACGAATCACTGCCGTTCGGAGGGTGTACCAGAGAGGCTGTGTGAACCCCATGATCAACATCGAGCAACTCTGGAGAGATTATAGCAAATATGAAGAG GGAATCAACGTGCACTTAGCCAAAAAGATGATTGAGGATCGAAGCAGAGACTACATGAACGCCAGGAGAGTGGCAAAG GAGTATGAGACTGTGATGAAGGGGTTGGACAGGAATGCACCCTCAGTACCGCCCCAGAATTCTCCTCAGGAAGCCCAGCAAGTAGAAATGTGGAAGAAGTACATCCAGTGGGAAAAGAGCAACCCGTTACGCACAGAAGACCAGACCCTCATCACAAAAAGAG TGATGTTTGCCTATGAGCAGTGCCTGCTGGTGCTGGGCCACCATCCTGACATATGGTATGAAGCAGCACAGTATCTGGAGCAGTCTAGCAAACTACTGGCAGAGAAAGGG gaTATGAATAATTCCAAGCTTTTTAGCGACGAGGCAGCTAATATCTATGAACGTGCCATTGGGACCCTTCTGAAAAAGAACATGCTTCTGTACTTTGCATTTGCTGACTATGAAGAA AGTCGTATGAAGTATGAGAAAGTGCACAGCATCTACAACAAACTGTTGGCCATTGAAGACATTGACCCCACGCTGGTCTACATCCAGTACATGAAGTTTGCCAGGAGGGCAGAGGGCATCAAATCAGGTCGCACCATTTTCAAAAAGGCCAGAGAGGATCCACGCACACGTCACCATGTGTACGTAACTGCAGCACTAATGGAGTATTACTGCAGCAAG GATAAATCAGTGGCCTTCAAGATTTTTGAACTTGGTTTGAAGAAATATGGCGACATTCCAGAGTATATACTGGCCTACATTGATTACCTCTCACACCTTAATG AGGATAACAACACCAGGGTCCTGTTTGAACGTGTCCTCACCTCAGGAAGCTTGTCACCAGAGAAGTCAGG TGAGATCTGGGCTCGGTTCCTGGCCTTTGAGAGCAACATAGGAGACTTGGCCAGTATACTGAAAGTAGAGCGCAGGCGTTTCACTGCCTTCAAAGACGAGTACGAGGGCAAAGAAACAGCTTTGCTGGTAGATAGGTACAAGTTCATGGACCTGTATCCCTGCTCTACCAGTGAACTCAAGGCCCTTGGATACAAG GATGTGTCTCGTGCCAAACTGGCAGCACTGCTCCCAGAGACTGTGGTTGCACCCTCTGTGCCTGCACTGAAGGATGAAGCCGACCGTAAACCTGAGTATCCCAAACCTGACACTAATCAGATGATCCCCTTTCAGCCACGTCACCTTGCCC CTCCAGGTTTACACCCTGTCCCTGGTGGAGTTTTCCCAGTTCCCCCAGCTGCTGTTGTCTTAATGAAGCTGCTCCCTCCACCTACATGCTTCACT GGTCCGTTTGTTCAAGTAGATGAGCTCATGGAAACATTCAGGAGATGCACACTTCCTGAGA CCGTTGATGCCGCTGTGGAGCTGATCACTGGCAGGCAGCCTGATGCAGGAGGGGAGGGCAATGGACCCATGGAGAACCATTCAATCGCCAAGTCACTCAAGAGGCCAAATGCGGACTCTGACGAAGAGGATGACAAAGGAGCTGTGGCTCCGCCCATACATGACATCTACCGTGCGCGCCAACAGAAGAGGATTCGATAA
- the depdc7a gene encoding DEP domain-containing protein 7, whose amino-acid sequence MHRTPEQGMAGKPFRATYIWSSIVSNLHTHVEVKRRRHNLKSYHDCFLGSEAVDVVLAHITLNRFFGDQAVPRYKAVRLCQALMDSRVFEPVGIKVFGKEKKRARFEDSSCSLYRFLSSATSPSSSLANTNSHSTSTIESGYDSPSINRNKNGHSVSCGRQEALSYTTHSPVKNDKSVEDVLGNLNLSSTITTQMINLGLSQELVDEVWHQQAVFRLLQLIELPLLENLLEGKDTSQPSLRGMDSDPDLLYSSSYLDREVLKAFSEAQADDWLSAAVDCLEFLPDELVVEVSRGLASCEDDLLQCKRLLYEVMAQHYRHTQPQPLLSNHVFDIHTGISELLVNGKQEQALEALQLSLKLQDSRSREELRRLLKFMATAAKPQEVKLHKEIENRMALKRSFSSAIVYSRRLSKGKVDLMVLFMMDNHCDLFKIPFTLHKMVSDRIMNIVKGKDPDVITGSTYCTRVSAQAYTENAQKTTREELWSLLRTVHENPKLSTKEKRRLLGQFYKGHPEIFVQYFGNRLSSVNMLLQ is encoded by the exons aaCAAGGCATGGCCGGGAAGCCTTTCCGGGCCACTTATATCTGGAGCAGCATCGTCTCCAATCTCCACACTCATGTGGAGGTTAAGCGCCGGCGCCACAACCTTAAGTCCTACCATGACTGCTTCCTGGGCTCGGAGGCGGTGGACGTAGTGTTGGCACACATCACCCTGAACCGGTTCTTTGGCGACCAGGCAGTGCCCCGCTACAAGGCCGTCCGTCTTTGTCAGGCCCTGATGGACTCAAGGGTGTTTGAACCTGTGGGCATTAAAGTATTTGGGAAGGAAAAGAAGCGAGCCAGATTCGaggacagcagctgcagcttatACAGGTTCCTGAGCTCAGCGACCAGCCCCTCGTCATCACTGGCCAACACCAACTCTCACTCCACCAGTACCATTGAGAGCGGCTATGACTCACCGAGcataaacagaaataagaaCGGCCACAGTGTGTCGTGTGGAAG ACAAGAGGCGCTGAGCTACACCACCCACTCCCCTGTAAAAAACGACAAATCAGTGGAGGACGTGCTGGGAAACCTCAACCTGAGCTCGACCATCACCACCCAGATGATCAATCTCGGCCTCTCACAAGAGC TTGTGGATGAGGTGTGGCACCAGCAGGCAGTGTTtaggctgctgcagctgatagAGCTCCCCCTACTTGAGAACTTGTTAGAGGGCAAGGACACGTCCCAGCCTTCCCTGCGTGGCATGGACAGTGATCCGGACTTGTTGTATTCATCAAGTTATCTAGACCGAGAGGTCCTCAAGGCCTTCAGTGAAGCACA gGCTGATGACTGGTTGTCAGCGGCGGTGGACTGTCTAGAGTTTCTGCCTGATGAACTAGTGGTGGAGGTCAGTCGAGGTTTGGCCAGTTGTGAAGACGACCTGCTCCAGTGTAAGAGGCTACTATACGAAGTTATGGCTCAgcattacagacacacacagccgCAACCGCTGCTCAGCAACCACGTCTTCGACATCCACACGGGCATCTCAGAGCTGCTGG TGAATGGAAAGCAAGAACAAGCTCTGGAGGCTCTGCAGCTGAGCCTGAAGCTGCAGGACTCTCGCAGCAGGGAGGAGCTACGCAGGCTGCTGAAGTTCATGGCCACTGCAGCCAAACCCCAAGAGGTCAAACTACACAAAGAG ATTGAGAACAGAATGGCTTTAAAAAGGTCCTTCTCGAGTGCCATCGTGTACAGCAGGAGACTCTCAAAAGGGAAGGTGGACCTGATGGTTCTGTTCATGATGGATAACCACTGTGATCTGTTCAAG ATTCCTTTCACATTGCATAAGATGGTCAGTGACAGAATAATGAATATTGTGAAGGGGAAGGATCCAGACGTGATAACAG GATCAACATATTGCACCAGAGTGAGCGCTCAGGCCTACAcggaaaatgcacaaaaaaccACTAGAGAGGAACTTTGGTCCTTACTGCGGACAGTGCATGAGAATCCGAAACTCTCCACCAAAGAAAAGAGACGGCTGCTGGGACAGTTTTATAAAGGACACCCGGAAATATTTGTTCAATACTTTGGCAACAGATTGAGCAGTGTCAATATGTTGCTACAGTAA